ATCAACACGCTGAGGGCAATGGCGCCGCCGGGCAACATGACGGTCCACGGCGCGGCATAGACCAGCTCCAGCGAACTGCCGAGCATCGCCCCCCATTCCGTGGTAGGAAGCTGCGCCCCCAGATCGAGAAAGCCTAATGCGGCAATATCCAGAATGGCAATGGACAGCGCGCGGGTAAATTCTGAAACCAGCAGGGCGGCAATATTCGGCAAAACCACATACCAGATGATGTAAACGGTCGACGCGCCATCAAGCCGGGCGGCGATGACATACTCTTTGTTCATCTCATCATGTACGGCGCTGTAGATGGTTCGCACCATGCGAGGCAGCAGCGCCAGCCAGACGGCTAGCATGGCGTGTTCCAGTTTCGGGCCGATAAACGCAATCACCACAATCGCCAGTAGCAGCGACGGGATGGAGAGCAGCGTATCAAGAATATGGTTGAGCATCGCGGAACGCAGCCCGTGGGTTACCCCCGCGATGACGCCCAGCACGATACCGCATAGTGCGGCGACGTGGGTGACAATCAACGCCGAGCCTACCGTCGGCGCCGCGCCGCTGAGCAGGCGGCTGAGCTGATCGCGGCCCAGATCGTCAGTGCCGAGGAAGAAAGAGACTTCACCGTAGTGCGACCAGGAGGGCGGAAGCAGTTGATAGCCCAAAAACTGCTGGTTCACTTCGTATGGCGCCAACAGCTTGCCAAACAGACACAGGCCAAACAGGATCAGAAAACCGTAAAAACCGATCATCGCCAGCGTATCCTGATGAAATACCCGCCAGGTGTCTCCCAGACGGCTGGGCAAACGTTTTTCGCTGTAAACGTTATCGTAGGGCATACCATTCCTTATGTTTTAGCGGGTTTGTCATCGCCCCCCCAATATCAGACAGAATGTTAACCGTGATCACCATCGACCCGACCACCATGACCCCCGCCGAGATAGCCGCGTAATCCTGTTGGCGAATGGCGTTGATCAACCAGTGTCCCAAACCCGGCCAGCTAAACACCACCTCGGTAATGATGGTGAGCGTCAGCATGGTGGAAAACTGTAATCCCAGTTTGGGTATAATCGGCGGCAGCGCGTTATGCAGTACATGACGGCGAATAATGGTGAGCTTGGATAATCCGCGGGTGGCGGCGGCCTTGATGTAGTTTTTACCGATCACCTCGGTGGTGCTGATGCGCATCAGCCGGATCACTTCGGTGGTCGGTCCCACGGCGAGTACGGTGATAGGGAGAATCAGGTGACGAATGGCGCTGACTATCATCTCGCCGCGATAGGGCGAGTCAGACAACCAGGCGTCAATCAGCGCAAATCCGGTGACAGGCTTGACCTGATAGAGCAGATCGAAGCGCCCGGAAACCGGCAGCCAACCGAGATGAAGAGAGAAAAACAGCGTGAGCAGCAGCGCCAGCCAGAAAACCGGCAGCGAAAAGCCGATAAGCGCCAGCGTGCTGATAACGATATCCGGCCCGCGGTTCTGCATCACGCCAGCGGTGATGCCCAGCGGGATGCCCACCAGCAATGACATTATAAAGGCCAGTACGCAAAGCTCGATCGTGGCCGGAAGAACCTCTTTCAACTGTTCGCTAATCGCCTGACCATTGATGCTGGAGCGGCCAAAATCGGCTTGTAACAGGCTGGAAAGATAAAAATGATAGGCGTCAAACAGCGCCGCGCCGTTAAGCGGCGCATTTGGCGTGTAATAGCTTAGGCTGAATCCCACCAGCGTCAGCAGGAATAGCGTCACCAGCAACAGCACCAGTCGACGCAGCGTAAAAATAATCACGGTTGTTCCCCTTCAACGGTGTCCTGTGAAGAAGCTGACTGTGGCTGGGTGGTCTGAGGCTGTTCACGGAATACGCCTGCAAAAGAAGCATTGCCGAACGGACTGAGCACCAAGCCTTTCATATCATAACGATAGGCCAACAAACGCAAGGACGATGCCAGCGGTAAGACAGGAAGCTGTTCCGCCAGTATTTTTTGCGCCTGTTGGTAATATTCGATGCGCTTTGACAACTGCTGTGAAGACAACGCGTTTTGCAACACCTCATCAAATGCCGGGTCGCACCAGTGAGCATAGTTGGTTTGAGAGCGAATGGCCGCACAGCTCAACAGTGGGCGGAAAAAACTGTCTGGATCATTGCTATCGGTTGCCCAGCCCGCCAGCGTAAGGTCGTGACTCATTTCCATCAGCCTTGCTTCCTGAAAGCGTCCCTCCACCGGCACAATGGTCACCTCTATACCGACCTGCTGCAGATCGGCCTGAATCAGCTCGGCGGTCTTTAGCGGGCTGGGATTGTAGGACTGCGACGCGCTGGGCACCCATAAGCGCAGGCTGAGATTGGTCATGCCCAGCGCTTGCAACAGTTGGCGGGACTTCTCCGGGTTGTAATCGGTTACCTGCGATTCATTATCATAGGCCCAGGACGCCCGCGGCAGGATCGACGCGGCCGTTTCCGCCGTACCGTAATAAATGGACTGCATCAGCCGGTCATTGTTGATCGCCAGCGCGATCGCTTCCCGTACCTGGCGGTTATCCAGCGGCGGTTTACGCACGTTGAACGCCAAATAAGCGACGTTCATGCCGGGACGCAACGACAGCCGCAGACGCGGATCGTTGCGTAAGGTCGTCAACTGGCTGGCGGCGGGGTAGGCAAGCACATCGCATTCGCCGGTCAACAGTTTGGACAGACGCCCCGTTCCGCCTGATCCCAGATCGACAACCACCTGCCGCATCCGGGGCTGTCCACGCCAGTAGGCTTCGTTGCGCGTCAAACGGATATATTGTCCGCTACGGTATTCGTCAAGCCTGTACGGGCCAGTGCCCACCGGCTCCCGATCGATCAACGCCTGCTTATCATCCGCCGCCAACGTTTGTGCATATTCGGCGGAAAGGATCGGAGCATAGTGGGTGGCCAGATGCCACAGGAAAGAGGCATCCGGGCTGTTGAGCCGAATCTCTATTGCGTACTCACCCAGTTTGCGGATGCTTTGTACCGAATCGGCAAACTGAAGGCTATCGAAATAGGGGTAATCGCCGCCGTTGATATCATGATAAGGGTGTTTATCGTCCAACATGCGTTGAAAGCTGAACAGTACATCGTCCGCGTTCATTTTGCGCCTCGGGCTGAACCAGTCCGTGGTTTGAAACGGCACGTCACGGCGAAGATAAAAACGGTAGGTGGCACCGTTGTCCAACACTTCCCAGCGCTGGGCGAGTTCCGGCATCAGGCGGTAAGTATAGGGATCGACATCCAGCAGACGATCGTACAACTGCGCGGCCAGCGTATCGATGGTGACGCCGCTGCGCGCCATCTGCGGATTGAACGTGCTCAGCACGTCATTTACACAATAGACGAAACCGCTTTGGCGGATAGAGGGCAGCGGTGCGTCAGGCGTGAGCGAGGACGTTGTCGCAGGCGGCGGAGCCGCCATTGCGGGCAATGCCAGCCAGACGAATGCCAGTGCGAAATAAAATTTTCCAGGCATAAGGGATTTTTCAGTCAGGGCGTAATACACAGAGTGTACCGCACTCTGGCAATCCACCCCACTGTGTTGTGCGCATCTGGCGACTTTACAACCAGATGATATTACTTATTGTGAGTTTTTGTTTTGGATCATGTTAAAGGCATTTAATCATGCTAATGAGGGATAACCAACATAAGTTATTTTGCAAGGGTGCCGTTAATAACTAACAGTTTGTCTGAAAAATGGAGTCATTTTTGATGGACAGCATCTGGCCTCATCGTACCTTGGACTGCAAACCTTCACATGATATGGAAAATGTTACCAATCCCTCTGCTGATTTAGGCGCTGACCTAACCATGACAAATTTCGAGCCCATTGAATTTTCAGATGAAAGTATGGGCCGTATCGAAAGTGAGGCTGGCGGGGATCGGCAAAATCCAGTGACGGCGTTAACCGAAGAAGAAATTAACGCGAAAAATGAGAAGATAAAACAGTTAAGGGATACCCCGCTGTTCACGCCGTTGGACCCTGTCTCCGATCTGGCCGTTTCCTTTTTTATTTTGGCAATAGAAGGGACGAAATTTCCGGTCACTGAGCTTGCCAATGCCGTGTATGACGCATTTTCAAATTCGCTGAGTGGCGAAAAGACGGGGATGATCGAGGCTTTCGATATTGCATTGAAAAAATCGATGCTCACTTTCATCAAGATGAATTTTATCACCGAGGTGTATCAGCCTCAGGCGGAGAAAATAATTGATCATTACATGAGTGAGCGAGTGTCGCGGCGAGACAGTGTGCGGCTGGGGGCGGCTAACGCCGAACTTTTGCTTGCCGCCGGTTTGGGCGATAAGGAATACGCTGACGCGGTACAGAGAGATATCGAGGCGTTAAAGCAGGGAACCTTTTCGTCTCAAGTCGAAATGGCCCAGGCATTATCGATC
This is a stretch of genomic DNA from Brenneria rubrifaciens. It encodes these proteins:
- the sapB gene encoding putrescine export ABC transporter permease SapB, translated to MIIFTLRRLVLLLVTLFLLTLVGFSLSYYTPNAPLNGAALFDAYHFYLSSLLQADFGRSSINGQAISEQLKEVLPATIELCVLAFIMSLLVGIPLGITAGVMQNRGPDIVISTLALIGFSLPVFWLALLLTLFFSLHLGWLPVSGRFDLLYQVKPVTGFALIDAWLSDSPYRGEMIVSAIRHLILPITVLAVGPTTEVIRLMRISTTEVIGKNYIKAAATRGLSKLTIIRRHVLHNALPPIIPKLGLQFSTMLTLTIITEVVFSWPGLGHWLINAIRQQDYAAISAGVMVVGSMVITVNILSDIGGAMTNPLKHKEWYALR
- the sapA gene encoding ABC transporter substrate-binding protein SapA, whose translation is MPGKFYFALAFVWLALPAMAAPPPATTSSLTPDAPLPSIRQSGFVYCVNDVLSTFNPQMARSGVTIDTLAAQLYDRLLDVDPYTYRLMPELAQRWEVLDNGATYRFYLRRDVPFQTTDWFSPRRKMNADDVLFSFQRMLDDKHPYHDINGGDYPYFDSLQFADSVQSIRKLGEYAIEIRLNSPDASFLWHLATHYAPILSAEYAQTLAADDKQALIDREPVGTGPYRLDEYRSGQYIRLTRNEAYWRGQPRMRQVVVDLGSGGTGRLSKLLTGECDVLAYPAASQLTTLRNDPRLRLSLRPGMNVAYLAFNVRKPPLDNRQVREAIALAINNDRLMQSIYYGTAETAASILPRASWAYDNESQVTDYNPEKSRQLLQALGMTNLSLRLWVPSASQSYNPSPLKTAELIQADLQQVGIEVTIVPVEGRFQEARLMEMSHDLTLAGWATDSNDPDSFFRPLLSCAAIRSQTNYAHWCDPAFDEVLQNALSSQQLSKRIEYYQQAQKILAEQLPVLPLASSLRLLAYRYDMKGLVLSPFGNASFAGVFREQPQTTQPQSASSQDTVEGEQP
- the sapC gene encoding putrescine export ABC transporter permease SapC; translation: MPYDNVYSEKRLPSRLGDTWRVFHQDTLAMIGFYGFLILFGLCLFGKLLAPYEVNQQFLGYQLLPPSWSHYGEVSFFLGTDDLGRDQLSRLLSGAAPTVGSALIVTHVAALCGIVLGVIAGVTHGLRSAMLNHILDTLLSIPSLLLAIVVIAFIGPKLEHAMLAVWLALLPRMVRTIYSAVHDEMNKEYVIAARLDGASTVYIIWYVVLPNIAALLVSEFTRALSIAILDIAALGFLDLGAQLPTTEWGAMLGSSLELVYAAPWTVMLPGGAIALSVLIVNLLGDGLRRALVAETE